A genomic region of Salinibacter pepae contains the following coding sequences:
- a CDS encoding tyrosine-type recombinase/integrase gives MKLLDSFLRSLSSSQTRRAYRTDLQAFFAQAEGITVDLVQAVTHEDIRAFVETMHDLDLAAGTQRRRLAALRSFFDWAMTERIHDRNPARHPDVKPMPPADAPSSVRSLTKLEVRDTLEAAGASDETGLRDQAIILTTIHAALRRGEIAAVAVEDVRPLGRYWILEVNQGDTGEEYVRIPDQVVDVIDNVQDQFGLTAGPLWRSMSNRNRGAPLSADAIYTIVRRAGIAAGVGSVTIDMLRRTGLRLAADGGASLSQIQAHGRYGDSSSVLGIAEDHSNQLSDSAVDYIDIF, from the coding sequence ATGAAGCTTCTCGACTCGTTCCTGCGCAGTCTCTCTTCGTCCCAGACGCGCCGGGCATACCGGACCGATCTGCAGGCGTTTTTTGCGCAGGCGGAGGGCATAACCGTTGACCTCGTGCAGGCGGTCACGCATGAGGACATTCGTGCCTTTGTGGAGACTATGCATGATCTCGACCTGGCAGCGGGCACCCAGCGTCGACGCCTCGCGGCCCTCCGCTCATTTTTCGACTGGGCAATGACGGAGCGCATTCACGACCGCAACCCGGCGCGCCATCCTGACGTGAAGCCGATGCCTCCGGCCGACGCACCCTCGTCCGTGCGCTCACTTACGAAGCTAGAGGTGCGCGACACGCTGGAGGCGGCCGGCGCGTCGGATGAGACTGGGCTTCGCGATCAGGCAATCATCCTGACGACGATCCACGCAGCCCTGCGGCGGGGCGAAATCGCAGCCGTGGCGGTCGAAGACGTCCGGCCTCTTGGGCGGTATTGGATTCTTGAGGTGAATCAGGGCGACACAGGTGAGGAATACGTTCGTATTCCCGATCAGGTCGTCGATGTAATTGACAACGTACAAGACCAGTTTGGGCTTACCGCCGGGCCGCTGTGGCGCTCGATGAGCAATCGAAATCGCGGCGCGCCCCTTTCGGCGGACGCGATTTACACGATCGTCCGTCGGGCTGGGATCGCCGCCGGGGTGGGTTCAGTTACGATCGATATGTTGCGCCGCACCGGGCTGCGCCTTGCGGCCGACGGCGGCGCGAGCCTCTCACAGATTCAAGCCCATGGACGGTACGGAGATTCCTCGTCAGTCTTGGGTATTGCTGAGGATCATTCGAATCAGCTCAGTGACAGTGCTGTTGACTACATTGATATCTTTTAG
- a CDS encoding 6-pyruvoyl trahydropterin synthase family protein has product MYELMVRRDFVAQHYLTVPNCGPENEWHSHHFDVEVALEGDELNEHGYLVDIVEVEGVLEALVDRYEDATLNDLPEFEGLNPSIEHFSRIFCTALTEQLNTGRLETVTVKIWEDDTAWASYTA; this is encoded by the coding sequence ATGTACGAACTGATGGTTCGCCGCGACTTCGTGGCGCAGCACTATCTTACAGTCCCAAACTGTGGCCCCGAGAACGAGTGGCATTCGCACCACTTCGACGTCGAGGTCGCGTTGGAGGGAGACGAGCTCAACGAACACGGGTACCTCGTCGACATCGTGGAGGTGGAGGGGGTCCTTGAGGCCCTTGTAGACCGGTACGAAGACGCCACCCTGAATGACCTGCCCGAATTTGAGGGGCTGAATCCCAGCATCGAGCACTTCTCCCGAATCTTCTGCACGGCCTTGACGGAGCAGCTGAATACGGGACGGTTGGAGACCGTCACCGTCAAGATCTGGGAGGACGACACCGCCTGGGCCTCCTATACGGCGTAA
- a CDS encoding HNH endonuclease has protein sequence MTKKYEGRLGSPSDQGQGYLQFHLSKNDGGGGQEDPRLIHRLVMEHFGPKPPSDEHRWVNHIDGDKTNNRVDNLEWVSPTLNRLHESFLEAVDQHGEETVRAKLEGWL, from the coding sequence GTGACAAAGAAGTATGAGGGCAGACTTGGCTCGCCCTCTGATCAAGGGCAGGGATACTTGCAATTTCACCTGAGTAAGAACGATGGTGGTGGTGGCCAAGAGGATCCGCGATTGATCCATCGCCTCGTAATGGAGCATTTCGGACCCAAGCCTCCTTCGGATGAGCACAGATGGGTTAACCATATTGACGGTGATAAGACCAATAACCGCGTTGATAATTTAGAGTGGGTGAGCCCAACGCTTAATCGTTTGCACGAGTCTTTTCTGGAGGCTGTTGATCAGCACGGCGAAGAGACAGTCCGTGCAAAGTTAGAAGGCTGGCTATAG
- a CDS encoding zinc-dependent alcohol dehydrogenase: protein MASASRRRVQFTGPGEVEVVTEPMPDPAPDEVVVRTEYSAVSPGTERLVYEGHVPETLAADTTIEALEDDDFSYPISYGYACVGTVETVGSNVDAEWEGRTVFSFQPHVSRFVTSPSALVRVPPAVSAVDAALIPSVETAVNFVMDGRPMVGEQVVVLGQGVVGLLTTQLLSRHPLRGLWTVEPSPHRRAVSESLGGTAVASSSELELDTGHDASGPDVSRADLVFELTGKPSVLNEAVQRTAFSGRVVVGSWYGTKSAPIDLGRHFHRSRMEIISSQVSTIDPSLRGRWTKDRRMSVVLDLLPTLTPSDLVSQTFSLDDAPAAYAQLSTDPSMLQPVFQYN, encoded by the coding sequence ATGGCAAGTGCGTCTCGGCGGCGGGTACAGTTTACGGGGCCTGGTGAAGTGGAGGTGGTGACCGAGCCGATGCCGGACCCGGCACCGGACGAGGTGGTCGTCCGGACGGAGTACTCCGCCGTAAGTCCGGGCACGGAGCGGCTCGTGTACGAGGGGCACGTTCCCGAAACCCTGGCGGCCGACACCACGATCGAGGCCCTCGAGGACGACGATTTTTCGTACCCCATCTCTTACGGCTACGCATGTGTGGGGACGGTCGAGACAGTGGGCAGCAATGTCGACGCCGAGTGGGAGGGACGCACTGTCTTTTCGTTTCAGCCTCACGTGTCCCGGTTCGTGACGTCGCCGTCCGCTCTTGTTCGCGTGCCCCCCGCCGTGTCTGCCGTGGACGCCGCCCTGATCCCGTCCGTAGAGACGGCCGTAAACTTCGTTATGGACGGACGCCCCATGGTTGGGGAGCAGGTCGTCGTGCTCGGGCAGGGCGTTGTGGGGCTGCTCACCACTCAGCTCTTGTCTCGGCATCCGCTTCGGGGGCTTTGGACCGTCGAGCCGTCGCCCCACCGGCGGGCCGTGTCGGAATCGCTGGGGGGAACGGCCGTGGCCTCTTCGTCCGAGCTGGAGCTGGACACGGGGCATGACGCCTCTGGGCCCGACGTTTCACGCGCCGATCTCGTGTTCGAGCTGACGGGGAAGCCGTCCGTACTCAACGAGGCGGTGCAGCGTACGGCTTTCAGTGGACGGGTCGTGGTGGGGTCCTGGTACGGCACGAAATCTGCCCCCATTGACCTCGGGCGTCACTTTCACCGCTCTCGAATGGAAATCATTTCCAGTCAGGTCAGTACCATCGATCCATCGCTTCGGGGCCGGTGGACAAAGGACCGGCGTATGTCCGTGGTGCTCGACCTGTTGCCCACGCTCACCCCGAGCGATCTTGTCTCCCAGACATTTTCCCTCGACGACGCCCCTGCAGCGTACGCACAGCTTTCGACTGATCCTTCGATGCTGCAGCCCGTATTCCAGTACAACTGA
- a CDS encoding class I SAM-dependent methyltransferase has translation MHAPDAYRLSRYLTAKKSIDGRALNHRVWSRFVEELGGVSSLRILEVGAGVGATVERIVTALDVRTGPSLRYTLVDRNPAVLDTASSELRTWAEQQGFEVTGRSPQVWAADGESVVLEFVTADLYDFAAAHDGDRFDAIVGQALFDLLRIPDAIQALRPLLRDRGLWYLPIHFDGVTAFEPPHDSGLDGRVETLYHESMTTDHGDGRAGDQSGRRLLTHLRDAGSTLLEAGGSDWIVWPQDGDYPADEAYFLYHILHFIENELHGHPALDDDAFADWLSDRRRQIHEGRLTYIAHQLDVLAQAD, from the coding sequence GTGCATGCTCCGGATGCGTACCGCCTGTCCCGGTACCTAACGGCCAAAAAGTCCATTGACGGCCGCGCCCTCAATCATCGGGTGTGGTCCCGTTTCGTCGAGGAGCTGGGTGGCGTTTCGTCGCTCCGCATCTTAGAGGTCGGGGCCGGCGTTGGCGCGACCGTGGAGCGCATCGTCACTGCCCTGGACGTTCGAACGGGCCCGTCGCTCCGGTATACGCTCGTGGACCGGAACCCGGCGGTGCTCGATACTGCGTCGTCCGAACTGCGGACGTGGGCGGAGCAACAGGGGTTCGAGGTGACCGGCCGATCCCCGCAGGTCTGGGCGGCGGACGGCGAATCCGTCGTCCTCGAATTCGTGACGGCGGACCTGTACGACTTCGCCGCGGCGCACGATGGGGACCGATTCGACGCAATTGTCGGACAAGCGCTGTTTGATCTGCTGCGGATCCCCGACGCGATTCAGGCGCTCCGGCCGCTGCTCCGTGACCGGGGCCTGTGGTACCTGCCGATTCACTTCGACGGCGTGACGGCCTTCGAGCCGCCGCACGACTCGGGGTTGGATGGGCGCGTCGAGACGCTGTACCACGAGAGCATGACGACCGACCACGGCGACGGTCGGGCCGGTGACCAATCGGGGCGGCGTCTCTTAACGCATCTCCGAGACGCGGGGAGCACCCTTCTTGAGGCCGGCGGATCGGACTGGATCGTGTGGCCGCAGGACGGAGACTACCCGGCGGACGAGGCGTACTTTCTCTACCACATTCTGCACTTCATTGAAAACGAGCTTCACGGCCACCCGGCCCTCGACGATGATGCGTTTGCGGACTGGCTGTCGGATCGGCGCCGCCAGATTCACGAAGGCCGGCTTACCTACATCGCCCATCAATTGGACGTGCTGGCCCAGGCGGACTGA
- a CDS encoding LacI family DNA-binding transcriptional regulator has product MPNDAKENSNQSKATIYDVADHAGVAISTVSRVLNDSEDVADQTRDKVVRAIQELQFRPNRTAKSLAQRSTRTIAVALPTFTTPFHNELLKGVRDRLDDEDVDLLLCDLEWEAPKHSLRSFLEGGAMDGLLLVGVTPDGDLADELRMLGGPVVLVGAELAGFDSFYWEDQPGAELAVNHLIDQDYTRIGAITTPHDNRVRNERIAGYRQALEDAGIEFNSDLVVHGHTSKHDGFSEESGYEAMQDLLALDDPVEAAFASSDVQAIGAWQALREEGFEVPDDFAFVGYDDIKVSRFIGLSSVAQNMHNVGNEGTDLLLDRLEKRGPETYTSRLVEPELHIRKSSQRL; this is encoded by the coding sequence ATGCCCAACGATGCGAAGGAGAACTCGAACCAGTCCAAGGCCACCATCTACGATGTGGCCGATCACGCAGGCGTTGCCATTTCGACCGTCTCGCGGGTGCTGAATGATTCGGAGGATGTGGCCGACCAAACCCGAGACAAGGTGGTGCGGGCCATTCAGGAACTCCAGTTCCGCCCGAACCGGACCGCAAAATCGCTCGCTCAACGCTCCACGCGGACCATCGCCGTGGCGCTCCCCACGTTCACGACGCCCTTTCACAACGAACTGTTGAAAGGGGTGCGGGACCGGCTCGACGACGAGGACGTGGATCTGCTGCTCTGCGACCTGGAATGGGAAGCGCCGAAGCACTCTCTCCGCAGCTTCCTGGAGGGCGGCGCCATGGACGGGCTCCTGCTCGTGGGCGTGACGCCGGACGGGGACCTCGCCGACGAACTGCGGATGCTCGGGGGGCCGGTCGTGCTCGTCGGGGCCGAGCTGGCCGGCTTCGATTCGTTCTACTGGGAGGACCAGCCCGGTGCCGAGCTCGCAGTCAATCACCTCATCGACCAGGACTACACCCGGATCGGAGCCATCACGACGCCCCACGACAACCGTGTCCGCAACGAGCGGATCGCGGGGTACCGCCAGGCGCTGGAAGACGCGGGCATTGAGTTCAATTCCGACCTCGTGGTGCACGGCCACACGAGCAAGCACGATGGGTTCAGCGAGGAGTCCGGGTATGAGGCGATGCAGGACCTCCTGGCCCTCGACGACCCTGTGGAGGCCGCCTTTGCGAGCAGCGACGTACAGGCCATCGGGGCCTGGCAGGCACTCCGCGAAGAAGGATTTGAGGTGCCCGACGACTTTGCCTTTGTTGGGTACGACGACATTAAAGTAAGTCGCTTCATTGGACTGAGCAGCGTGGCCCAGAACATGCACAACGTCGGGAACGAAGGCACCGATCTTCTCCTGGACCGATTGGAGAAGCGGGGGCCCGAGACGTACACCTCCCGCTTGGTGGAGCCGGAACTCCACATTCGGAAATCGAGCCAACGTCTCTGA
- a CDS encoding NUMOD4 domain-containing protein, with amino-acid sequence MDGTEIPRQSWVLLRIIRISSVTVLLTTLISFSIADKIIIIQNPFMEEKWKPIEGCEGHYQISNYGKI; translated from the coding sequence ATGGACGGTACGGAGATTCCTCGTCAGTCTTGGGTATTGCTGAGGATCATTCGAATCAGCTCAGTGACAGTGCTGTTGACTACATTGATATCTTTTAGTATCGCTGATAAGATAATCATAATACAGAATCCCTTCATGGAAGAGAAGTGGAAGCCAATTGAGGGGTGCGAAGGCCATTATCAAATCAGTAACTACGGGAAGATATGA
- a CDS encoding tyrosine-type recombinase/integrase, whose protein sequence is MSESASDKDLQLRSSNVQNSSIQGVSRRDDEHRPYNAPTDEQCSIESDKVLVQRWLAEKSAQTQEEYSRDIEQFVGFVDLPLRYVTLGHLQEYREHLKSQDYARSSRKRKLSAVKSLFTFGTKLRFFAHNVGAALSTPTVRNDRAERILSEADLWAILRDEKDLRNHVLLRLFYASGGRISDLEDLRWRDLKDRPDLEGPNGRSGGQVTFFGKGGKTRAVTLYSKVWSLIIRLRDDEKAEGYGAPDDPVFRSQVGGCVSRTQIWRIVKKAATRAGVKLTQKTDAEGALKRNEDGDPIKVSEVSPHWFRHAHASHALQKGADLELVRETLGHESIETTKTYLHAQPGKSSSYYVDEAPDFNG, encoded by the coding sequence ATGAGCGAGTCTGCCAGCGATAAGGACCTCCAACTCAGATCGTCGAACGTTCAGAACAGTTCGATTCAGGGGGTGTCTCGACGAGATGACGAGCACCGCCCTTACAACGCTCCCACTGACGAACAATGCTCGATTGAGTCGGACAAAGTGCTTGTCCAGCGCTGGCTCGCCGAGAAAAGTGCACAAACCCAAGAGGAATACTCTCGCGACATAGAGCAGTTTGTAGGCTTCGTCGATCTCCCATTGCGCTACGTAACCTTAGGCCACCTGCAGGAATACCGCGAACATCTGAAGTCGCAGGACTACGCAAGGTCCTCGCGGAAACGCAAGTTGTCGGCTGTTAAAAGTCTCTTCACGTTCGGGACGAAGTTGCGGTTCTTTGCCCATAATGTCGGGGCGGCCCTCTCCACCCCCACGGTCCGAAACGATCGAGCCGAGCGAATTCTCTCGGAGGCCGATCTCTGGGCCATTCTCCGCGACGAAAAGGACCTCCGCAATCACGTCCTTCTACGCCTCTTTTACGCGTCAGGCGGACGCATTTCGGACCTCGAAGATCTGCGCTGGCGCGACCTGAAAGATCGTCCAGACTTAGAGGGCCCCAACGGCCGGTCTGGCGGCCAGGTGACCTTTTTCGGCAAGGGCGGGAAGACCCGGGCGGTCACGCTGTATAGCAAAGTGTGGAGCCTCATCATCCGACTTCGAGACGACGAGAAAGCGGAGGGGTATGGCGCCCCCGACGATCCGGTCTTCCGCTCTCAAGTAGGCGGATGTGTCTCCCGAACCCAGATCTGGCGGATCGTGAAGAAGGCTGCGACCCGCGCCGGCGTGAAGCTCACCCAGAAGACCGATGCGGAGGGGGCTTTAAAGCGCAACGAGGATGGAGACCCCATCAAAGTCTCAGAAGTATCTCCCCACTGGTTCCGACACGCCCACGCATCGCACGCCCTTCAGAAGGGAGCTGACCTGGAGCTCGTGCGTGAGACCCTGGGCCATGAGAGCATCGAGACGACAAAGACGTACCTCCACGCCCAACCCGGAAAATCGTCGTCCTACTACGTGGACGAGGCGCCGGACTTCAACGGATAG
- the ribA gene encoding GTP cyclohydrolase II gives MEIPSVERLTSARIPTVDGEFSLSLYENSKDDKDHLALVCGDVADAEDVLVRVHSECFTGDVLGSLRCDCGEQLDASMRRIAKNGRGILLYLRQEGRGIGLLSKLRAYNLQDDGYDTVEANRILGHGADERDYAIAARILDDLGVSSARLLTNNPQKIESLAEHGVEITERVSLEPHVNRHNAEYLRTKVNRMRHILDLGPANGHAQGNAHGTSLRDLKQRIDRYFAEEGRPFVTLTYAQSLDGSIASTSGTPLPISSEEALRFTHQLRALHDGILVGIGTVLADDPRLTVRHSDGTHPVPIVLDSSLRFPSDAQLLAGDGPDPLIVTSPNADLDRKERLEAHGGTVMELSCGPEGGICVKTLLRALGERDFSSVMVEGGTSILTSFLRRQCAQRVIVTVAPMFVGGTAALSSLTPEDQDAHARSDFPRLDNIQQRWYGDDLVLEGDPVWPVASE, from the coding sequence ATGGAGATTCCCTCCGTCGAACGGTTGACGAGTGCTCGAATTCCCACTGTAGACGGCGAGTTCTCACTCTCTCTGTATGAAAACAGCAAGGACGACAAGGATCACCTGGCACTCGTGTGTGGGGACGTCGCGGATGCGGAGGATGTGTTGGTACGAGTTCATTCTGAGTGCTTTACCGGTGACGTCCTTGGGTCCCTGCGTTGTGACTGTGGGGAGCAACTGGATGCCTCGATGCGACGGATTGCAAAAAACGGCCGAGGGATCCTCCTTTATTTGCGTCAGGAAGGACGTGGGATCGGTCTTCTTAGTAAGCTCCGTGCCTACAACCTCCAAGACGACGGCTACGACACCGTCGAGGCCAACCGGATTCTTGGGCACGGAGCCGACGAGCGAGACTACGCCATCGCTGCACGAATCCTCGATGACCTGGGTGTGTCGTCCGCTCGCCTCTTGACCAACAACCCACAAAAGATTGAGAGTCTCGCCGAACATGGGGTTGAAATTACCGAGCGGGTTTCGCTTGAGCCCCACGTGAACCGGCACAACGCGGAATACCTCCGGACGAAGGTGAACCGGATGCGTCACATCTTGGATCTGGGGCCCGCGAACGGGCACGCTCAGGGCAACGCCCATGGGACGTCACTCCGTGACCTGAAGCAGCGGATTGACCGCTATTTTGCAGAGGAAGGACGGCCGTTCGTAACACTGACGTACGCCCAGAGCCTAGACGGATCGATCGCCTCGACGTCGGGCACACCGCTCCCCATTAGCAGTGAAGAGGCCCTCCGGTTTACCCATCAACTCCGTGCGCTCCATGATGGCATTCTCGTCGGCATCGGAACCGTGTTGGCCGACGACCCGCGTCTCACGGTCCGGCACAGCGATGGAACGCACCCGGTCCCCATCGTGCTGGATTCGTCGCTGCGGTTCCCCTCCGACGCACAACTTCTTGCGGGAGACGGCCCGGATCCGCTCATCGTCACGAGCCCCAACGCGGACCTGGACCGCAAAGAGCGACTCGAAGCGCACGGGGGCACGGTCATGGAACTGTCTTGCGGGCCGGAGGGGGGAATCTGTGTCAAGACCCTCCTACGTGCCCTCGGGGAGCGCGACTTTTCCAGCGTGATGGTGGAGGGGGGGACGAGCATTCTCACCTCTTTCCTGCGACGTCAGTGCGCCCAGCGTGTGATCGTCACTGTGGCCCCTATGTTCGTAGGCGGAACGGCGGCGCTCTCTTCGCTCACCCCCGAAGATCAGGACGCGCACGCTCGGTCTGACTTCCCCCGGTTGGACAACATCCAGCAGCGGTGGTACGGAGACGACTTGGTCCTGGAAGGGGATCCTGTATGGCCCGTCGCCTCCGAGTGA
- the thiD gene encoding bifunctional hydroxymethylpyrimidine kinase/phosphomethylpyrimidine kinase — protein sequence MRFRPIVVGALYPGITRGLSADLLATQALSGTGYPVCTSHVVAGDGVVTDVLNVPTDTVAAQLEHLFETRTPTSAKVGIIGATPTVDRVFDHLHSLDGPVVYDLTVSGPSGEDVVEQEGLEAIVERLSEPDLVTIRRTDAALVAGMEIPSLDDAQVAAQRIAQQGAEHVLVRCGKLPTHFYDKEGTPPDYALDLFFDGDDFALFEAPHLDGLQSHHGASSGLLLPLLRHLQTGMELEPALQKAKGRVSEALRALQQDEGDNPDATFFETLEEEPTMAEVQE from the coding sequence ATGCGCTTTCGTCCAATTGTTGTTGGGGCCCTGTACCCCGGCATCACACGCGGCCTAAGTGCCGACCTTCTCGCCACCCAGGCCCTTTCGGGCACGGGGTATCCGGTTTGCACTTCTCACGTCGTTGCCGGGGACGGCGTCGTGACGGACGTCCTCAATGTCCCAACGGACACCGTGGCCGCGCAGCTCGAACATTTGTTTGAGACCCGGACCCCGACCAGTGCCAAGGTAGGCATCATCGGGGCCACACCAACCGTGGACCGAGTGTTCGACCACCTTCACTCGCTGGACGGCCCCGTCGTCTACGACCTCACCGTGAGCGGTCCGAGCGGCGAGGACGTTGTCGAACAGGAAGGCTTGGAGGCGATTGTCGAACGCCTCAGTGAGCCGGACCTCGTCACAATCCGGCGCACAGATGCCGCCCTGGTGGCCGGCATGGAAATCCCCAGTCTGGACGATGCCCAGGTGGCCGCCCAACGGATTGCCCAGCAGGGGGCCGAGCACGTTCTGGTCCGTTGCGGAAAGCTTCCCACTCACTTCTACGACAAGGAAGGGACGCCCCCCGATTACGCCCTGGACCTCTTTTTCGACGGGGACGACTTTGCCCTCTTCGAGGCCCCACATCTTGACGGCCTCCAGTCGCACCATGGCGCATCGAGTGGCCTCTTGCTTCCCCTGCTCCGTCACCTCCAGACCGGGATGGAACTCGAACCAGCGCTACAAAAAGCTAAGGGCCGGGTCTCCGAAGCCCTCCGGGCCCTCCAACAGGACGAGGGAGACAATCCAGACGCCACCTTCTTCGAGACCTTAGAAGAGGAACCGACCATGGCTGAGGTCCAAGAGTAG
- a CDS encoding cyclase family protein produces the protein MALIDISRSVSPATAVWPGDQEVQWTWTARRNEDESSVNLGSLRLSTHTGTHVDAPLHVKPQGEATDDLPLDSFVGPARVVDVTANAPSIRPEHVNQHVNQLDGPSPERVLFKTSGGVSPDDEWPNAVVPIHPDTIHALADAGVSLVGTDAPSVDPLDSTDLPAHHALLDTGIVNLEGLVLTDVPPGRYELVALPLKIVGGDAAPVRAVLRDDPTS, from the coding sequence ATGGCCCTCATCGACATCTCCCGAAGCGTCTCTCCAGCAACGGCCGTGTGGCCCGGCGATCAGGAGGTGCAATGGACCTGGACTGCTCGCCGCAACGAGGACGAATCGTCTGTCAACCTAGGCTCCCTCCGACTGAGCACCCACACCGGCACCCACGTCGACGCTCCCCTTCACGTCAAGCCGCAGGGGGAAGCGACCGACGATCTGCCGCTCGATTCTTTTGTTGGGCCTGCCCGCGTCGTGGACGTGACTGCCAACGCCCCGTCGATTCGCCCGGAGCATGTCAATCAGCATGTCAATCAGTTAGACGGGCCCAGTCCGGAACGAGTTCTGTTCAAAACATCTGGCGGTGTCTCCCCGGACGACGAGTGGCCCAACGCCGTGGTCCCGATTCACCCGGATACCATCCATGCCCTCGCGGACGCCGGCGTCAGTCTCGTGGGGACGGACGCCCCGTCCGTTGATCCGCTTGATAGCACAGACCTGCCCGCCCATCACGCGTTGCTGGACACTGGCATCGTGAACCTCGAAGGACTTGTCTTGACAGACGTCCCACCGGGCCGCTACGAGTTGGTTGCGCTCCCGCTAAAGATTGTGGGGGGCGATGCGGCTCCCGTCCGGGCTGTGCTTCGAGACGACCCCACGTCGTAG
- a CDS encoding phytoene desaturase family protein, giving the protein MSTDYDLITIGAGHNGLIASAYVAQAGYRVAVFEEREMVGGAVSTKELFPGYQIDLGGSAHILIRQTPIVEELELEQYGLTYIELDPMFVAPFPDGDVIYFYRDLDRTVDHLERLFPGEGKAYREFVTDWIGFARTMRDIFLTSPSPLEVGKQLIRGASSPLPWQEELRHILRPYQEVLGAYFEEEKLRTAIAWMAAQSGPPPTDPLTGPFALWHPLYHEGGVARPKGGSGELTQALKRHIEAHGGDIYTDAPVEKILVNHEHAEGIRVNGTSYTSRAVCSATHAKETFDHLLPARHRPDGADGLRIGNGFGAMMRLALDEPVSYTATANDQKARTGLQLLCRDMTQLRAAYGDHLAGRPAQDPPLIAMTFSAADDTLAPPGGEVLWLWGQYFPYELADGRAWPDIAEEVADTLLAQFEQYAPGTRQSIVGQLFQHPEWLEDHLGLYRGNVMHLEMSIDQMFSARPLFGASNYEGPVDDLFLTGASTHPGGGIMGASGRNAARVVLKNVA; this is encoded by the coding sequence ATGTCCACCGACTACGACTTGATTACCATTGGCGCGGGGCACAATGGGCTGATTGCGAGCGCCTACGTCGCCCAGGCAGGCTACCGGGTTGCGGTGTTTGAAGAGCGGGAGATGGTTGGGGGAGCGGTGTCTACCAAAGAGCTCTTTCCGGGATACCAGATCGACCTGGGAGGGAGCGCGCACATCCTTATACGGCAAACCCCCATCGTCGAGGAACTGGAGCTGGAGCAGTATGGGCTCACGTATATTGAGCTCGACCCGATGTTCGTCGCGCCGTTCCCCGACGGCGACGTAATTTACTTCTACCGCGACCTAGACCGTACCGTTGACCACCTCGAACGGCTTTTTCCCGGGGAGGGCAAGGCCTACCGCGAGTTTGTGACGGACTGGATCGGATTTGCCCGCACCATGCGGGACATCTTTCTCACCTCCCCAAGCCCCTTGGAGGTGGGCAAACAGTTGATTCGTGGGGCCAGCTCGCCACTTCCCTGGCAGGAGGAGCTTCGTCACATCCTCCGTCCGTATCAGGAGGTTCTAGGGGCCTATTTTGAGGAAGAGAAGCTGCGAACGGCCATTGCCTGGATGGCCGCTCAGTCGGGCCCGCCGCCGACCGATCCCCTCACTGGGCCTTTTGCGCTGTGGCACCCACTGTATCACGAAGGGGGCGTAGCGCGTCCCAAGGGCGGATCCGGCGAGCTCACGCAGGCACTCAAGCGCCACATCGAGGCACATGGGGGCGACATCTACACCGACGCGCCCGTCGAGAAAATTCTGGTCAACCACGAGCACGCCGAGGGCATTCGGGTCAACGGGACCTCTTACACGAGTCGAGCCGTGTGTTCGGCCACACACGCGAAAGAAACGTTCGATCACCTCCTCCCTGCCCGGCACCGGCCGGATGGGGCCGACGGGTTGCGGATTGGAAATGGGTTCGGGGCGATGATGCGCCTCGCGCTGGACGAGCCCGTCTCGTACACGGCGACCGCCAACGACCAAAAGGCACGAACAGGCCTGCAGCTGCTGTGCCGGGACATGACGCAACTACGGGCGGCCTACGGAGACCACCTGGCGGGTCGGCCGGCACAGGACCCGCCCCTAATTGCAATGACATTCTCCGCAGCGGACGATACACTTGCCCCTCCCGGCGGAGAAGTGCTTTGGCTTTGGGGGCAGTACTTTCCCTACGAGCTGGCCGACGGACGCGCGTGGCCGGACATTGCTGAGGAGGTGGCCGACACGCTGCTCGCCCAATTTGAACAGTATGCACCCGGAACGCGGCAGTCAATTGTCGGCCAGCTCTTCCAGCACCCCGAGTGGTTGGAGGACCACCTAGGGCTGTACCGGGGAAACGTGATGCATCTTGAGATGAGCATCGACCAAATGTTCTCGGCACGACCTCTATTTGGGGCCTCGAACTACGAGGGGCCGGTAGACGACCTTTTCCTAACGGGGGCGAGCACGCATCCAGGGGGAGGAATCATGGGGGCGTCCGGGCGAAATGCCGCCCGTGTGGTGCTGAAGAACGTGGCGTGA